Proteins from one Erysipelothrix larvae genomic window:
- a CDS encoding InlB B-repeat-containing protein produces the protein MRNKIMRLGFAVLLFLSSAFSYNVSADSSSDYSSSVTITHWNFIASDGSIVDNDSFIKLDDSFGLELEFRLNLTESTLKSGDSIEIALPDSSLIQSITSDTKALLNDTKEIGKWRIADNKIFVEFSDAVVGETFVVGTIKTDLDSFSSKVDVTKLLTITIGDLSKDIQFVNPNLKVTVNTLSGTASSTTKYSITYKLDGGTNNSQNPTTYTYGVGVNSFKDATKTNYTFLGWYDSSGNKVTSISKTTKGDITLTAKWVGVQYSIVYNLDSGTNNTQNPSAYTYGTGVSSFYPATKTGYTFVKWADKNGNEIKSISTTSTGTVTLYAKWTPTTYTITYVLGGGTNSSNNPTSYAYGTGVSTFYAATRTGYTFEKWIDESNNAITLISKTATGNKTLTAVWKANQYTITYDLNGGTNAPSNPTTYQVGVGVASFANPTRTGYTFDKWVNENNNTITSISTTDTGNKKLIAKWIPTVYSITYQLNGGSNSGSNPTTYTFGVGVTSFNPATRPGYSFVRWEDTSGNTVTSISKTETGNKTLVAVWKALSYTITYQLNGGTNDPSNPSSYAYGVGVASFGPATKPGYTFMGWVDEHDNAITSISSTATGNKTLCAVWKATDYTITYQLNGGSNNSNNPSTYTFGVGVSSFKPATKTGYTFVRWEDTSGNTVTSISKTETGNKTLIAIWKANEYTIDYQLNGGINDPSNPNKYTYGVGVASFANPTRLGYSFTGWIDQSNNPITSISTTDSGNKTLKATWTLNTYLITYVLDGGINNPSNPTTYTFGTGVPSFSPATKPGFAFLGWVNETNQLVTSISSTDTGNKTLIATWAALSYTITYDLKGGVNSSNNPASYIFGIGVPSFEPATRLGYTFVRWEDPQGNPVTSIAPTSTGNITLCAVWKATDYAINYTLNGGTNNSLNPSKYTYGVGVPSFKAPTRFGYTFTGWIDENNNLVTSISSTAIGTKTLIATWTAVTYTITYQLGGGTNSPSNPATYAYGVGVPSFAPATRTGYTFMGWVDDHNNAITSISTTATGNKVLCAVWKVQDYTITYVLNGGTNNPQNPSKYTFGVGVSSFKDPTKVGYTFTGWVDEDNHSVTSISKTATGNKTLTATWTANKYTITYQLGGGTNSPSNPTTYTYGVGVPSFAPATRTGYVFMGWVDDHNNAITSISTTATGNKVLCAVWKVQDYTITYVLNGGTNNPQNPSKYTFGVGVSSFKNPTKVGFTFTGWVDENNHSVTSISKTATGNKTLTATWTANKYTITYQLGGGTNSPSNPTTYTYGVGVPSFAPATRTGYTFAGWVDDHNNSITSISTTDMGSKKLIATWTANKYTITYQLGGGTNSPSNPATYIYGVGVPSFAPATRTGYTFMGWVDDHNNAITSISTTATGNKVLCAVWKVQDYTITYVLNGGTNNPQNPSKYTFGVGVSSFKNPTRTGYTFTGWVDEDNHSVTSISKTATGNKTLTATWKAQEYSIKYELNGGTNNPQNPSKYTFGVGVPSFKDPTKVGYTFTGWVDDHNNPITSISTTDMGSKKLIATWTANKYTITYQLGGGTNSPSNPATYTFGVGVPSFAPATRTGYNFVRWEDAHGNVVSSISVTSTGNKILKAIWKAQEYSIKYELNGGTNNPQNPSKYTFGVGVSSFKNPTRTGYTFTGWVDLDNNPVTSISTTDIGAKKLIATWTANKYTITYQLDGGTNSPLNPTTYTYGVGVESFEPATKTGYTFMGWVDSHHNPVTAISANATGNKVLCATWEVQDYTISYVLDGGTNDLSNPATYTFGIGVASFNPATKLGYTFAGWVDFDNNPITAISSSDTGNKTLVATWVANEYVITYDLVGGINDLTNPTSYIYGVGVPSFANPTKFGHTFLGWVDTENNPVTAITTTDTGDKHLIAQWTPNVYGITYILDAQAPFRMFMAFAISATNSPDNPDSYTFGIGVPLFYPASKLGHIFLDWVDEEGNVVTSIDPEHTGEITLYATWEPEVYAINYLLDGGTNNASNPASYTYGVGVDAFEAASKPGYTFLGWTNEFGDAFTAITDTDMGEMTLVASWKQNGAKVTVYYEDESGNQLDDPIIFEGDIGTTYIAQALVLNGYTLKQVVGLSEGQISAVEQIVRFVYSVNVPPSGPVRPEEPVDPVEPVDPVDPVVPVEPVEPVVPVIPVEQKPNPTVKTPTSNNQGTKELENSGIASDNTSAFMVVIGGLLMMFSSIRRKQKR, from the coding sequence ATGAGAAACAAAATAATGCGTTTAGGATTCGCAGTCCTTCTTTTCTTAAGTTCTGCGTTTTCATATAATGTTTCTGCAGACTCTAGTTCCGATTATTCATCAAGTGTTACGATCACACATTGGAATTTCATTGCTTCCGATGGGTCAATCGTTGACAATGATTCTTTCATTAAACTTGACGACTCATTCGGACTTGAACTAGAGTTCCGTTTAAACCTCACTGAATCTACACTAAAAAGTGGTGACTCAATTGAGATTGCACTTCCAGATTCTTCGCTCATTCAATCAATCACATCTGATACAAAAGCACTCTTGAATGATACAAAAGAAATTGGTAAATGGCGGATTGCAGACAATAAGATTTTCGTAGAATTCTCAGATGCAGTTGTTGGTGAAACATTTGTAGTGGGAACGATAAAAACCGATTTAGATTCCTTTAGTTCTAAGGTTGACGTTACAAAGCTGTTAACCATAACAATTGGTGATCTTTCGAAAGACATTCAGTTTGTTAACCCAAACTTAAAAGTAACAGTTAATACTTTATCCGGAACTGCCTCGTCCACGACTAAGTATTCCATTACCTACAAGCTTGATGGTGGTACAAACAACAGTCAAAATCCAACAACCTATACATACGGAGTTGGCGTGAATTCTTTCAAAGATGCTACTAAAACAAACTATACATTCCTTGGTTGGTATGATAGTTCTGGTAATAAAGTAACATCCATTTCTAAAACAACCAAAGGAGATATCACACTCACTGCGAAATGGGTAGGAGTTCAATACTCAATCGTATATAACCTTGACAGTGGTACAAACAATACTCAAAATCCATCTGCGTATACATACGGTACTGGTGTTTCTTCATTTTATCCAGCAACAAAAACAGGGTATACATTTGTTAAATGGGCTGATAAGAATGGTAATGAAATCAAATCAATTTCAACCACTTCTACTGGAACTGTAACACTGTATGCAAAATGGACGCCTACAACCTATACGATTACCTATGTACTTGGTGGTGGTACCAACTCATCCAATAATCCTACTTCCTATGCGTATGGAACTGGTGTTTCAACATTCTATGCTGCAACAAGAACAGGATACACATTCGAAAAATGGATTGATGAGTCAAACAATGCCATTACATTAATATCTAAAACAGCGACTGGAAACAAAACACTAACTGCTGTTTGGAAAGCAAATCAATACACGATTACCTATGATTTGAATGGTGGTACGAATGCTCCAAGTAATCCAACAACCTATCAAGTTGGAGTTGGTGTTGCTTCTTTTGCAAATCCAACACGAACGGGTTATACATTCGACAAGTGGGTGAATGAAAACAATAACACCATTACTTCGATCTCAACAACAGATACTGGTAATAAAAAATTGATTGCAAAATGGATACCAACAGTTTATTCAATAACGTATCAACTTAATGGTGGGTCCAATAGTGGCAGCAATCCAACAACATATACCTTTGGAGTTGGTGTAACATCCTTCAACCCAGCAACACGTCCTGGTTATAGTTTTGTACGCTGGGAAGATACAAGTGGCAATACTGTTACATCCATTTCAAAAACAGAAACTGGCAATAAAACATTGGTAGCTGTTTGGAAAGCTTTAAGTTACACCATTACGTATCAACTTAATGGAGGAACTAATGATCCAAGCAATCCATCATCCTATGCTTATGGCGTCGGCGTAGCGTCCTTTGGACCGGCAACAAAACCTGGATATACATTCATGGGTTGGGTTGACGAACACGACAATGCCATTACTTCAATCTCATCTACAGCCACAGGCAATAAGACATTGTGTGCTGTTTGGAAAGCTACGGATTACACGATTACTTATCAACTCAATGGTGGGTCAAATAACAGTAATAATCCATCGACTTATACATTTGGAGTAGGAGTATCTTCATTTAAACCAGCGACTAAAACTGGATACACTTTTGTACGGTGGGAAGATACAAGTGGCAATACTGTTACATCCATTTCAAAAACAGAAACAGGTAACAAAACACTTATCGCCATTTGGAAAGCAAACGAATATACGATTGACTACCAATTAAACGGTGGTATCAATGATCCAAGCAATCCAAATAAATACACATATGGTGTGGGAGTCGCATCCTTTGCTAATCCAACACGATTAGGCTATAGCTTTACCGGTTGGATTGACCAAAGCAATAATCCAATCACTTCAATATCAACGACAGATAGTGGTAACAAGACCCTAAAAGCAACGTGGACGCTGAATACATATTTAATTACCTATGTACTAGATGGTGGTATTAACAACCCATCAAATCCAACTACCTATACATTTGGTACTGGTGTACCATCCTTTAGTCCAGCAACAAAACCTGGCTTCGCATTCCTTGGTTGGGTAAATGAAACAAATCAACTTGTAACTTCAATTTCATCTACTGATACTGGAAATAAAACACTCATCGCAACATGGGCTGCTTTATCTTACACAATCACTTATGATTTAAAAGGTGGTGTGAACAGCAGTAATAATCCAGCATCATACATCTTTGGAATTGGTGTTCCATCTTTTGAACCAGCAACACGTCTTGGCTACACTTTTGTAAGATGGGAAGATCCACAAGGTAATCCTGTAACATCAATCGCACCAACTTCTACTGGAAATATAACACTTTGTGCTGTATGGAAAGCAACAGACTATGCGATTAACTATACTCTCAATGGTGGTACAAACAACTCCCTCAACCCAAGTAAATATACTTATGGAGTGGGCGTACCTTCATTTAAAGCCCCTACACGTTTTGGATATACATTTACCGGTTGGATTGATGAAAACAACAACCTAGTTACCTCAATTTCATCAACCGCGATTGGAACCAAAACACTGATTGCAACATGGACTGCAGTAACATATACAATTACCTACCAACTCGGTGGTGGTACAAACAGTCCAAGTAATCCAGCAACCTATGCTTATGGTGTTGGTGTTCCTTCATTCGCACCAGCAACACGTACTGGTTACACATTTATGGGTTGGGTTGATGATCATAACAATGCGATAACTTCAATTTCAACTACTGCAACGGGTAACAAAGTGCTCTGTGCTGTATGGAAAGTACAAGATTACACAATCACTTATGTACTCAATGGTGGTACAAACAATCCACAAAACCCAAGCAAGTATACCTTTGGTGTTGGTGTCTCTTCATTTAAAGACCCAACAAAAGTAGGTTACACCTTTACAGGTTGGGTTGATGAAGACAACCATTCAGTTACATCAATATCTAAAACAGCAACTGGAAACAAAACACTAACTGCAACATGGACTGCAAATAAATATACAATTACCTACCAACTCGGTGGTGGTACAAACAGTCCAAGTAATCCAACAACCTATACTTATGGTGTCGGTGTTCCTTCATTTGCACCAGCAACACGTACTGGTTACGTATTTATGGGTTGGGTTGATGATCATAACAATGCGATAACTTCAATTTCAACTACTGCAACGGGTAACAAAGTGCTCTGCGCTGTATGGAAAGTACAAGACTACACAATCACTTATGTACTCAATGGTGGTACAAACAATCCACAAAACCCAAGCAAGTATACCTTTGGTGTTGGTGTCTCTTCATTTAAAAACCCAACAAAAGTAGGTTTCACCTTTACAGGTTGGGTTGATGAAAACAACCATTCAGTTACATCAATATCTAAAACAGCAACTGGAAACAAAACACTAACTGCAACATGGACTGCAAATAAATATACAATTACCTACCAACTCGGTGGTGGTACAAACAGTCCTAGTAATCCAACAACCTATACTTATGGTGTTGGTGTTCCTTCATTTGCACCAGCAACACGTACTGGTTACACCTTTGCAGGTTGGGTTGATGATCATAACAATTCAATAACATCAATCTCAACAACCGATATGGGAAGTAAGAAGCTCATTGCAACATGGACTGCAAATAAATATACGATTACCTATCAACTCGGTGGTGGTACAAACAGTCCAAGTAATCCTGCAACCTATATTTATGGCGTAGGGGTTCCTTCATTCGCACCAGCAACACGTACTGGTTACACATTTATGGGTTGGGTTGATGATCACAACAATGCGATAACTTCAATTTCAACTACTGCAACAGGTAACAAAGTGCTCTGTGCTGTATGGAAAGTACAAGATTACACAATCACTTATGTACTCAATGGTGGTACAAACAATCCACAAAATCCAAGTAAGTATACCTTTGGTGTTGGCGTTTCATCATTTAAGAATCCAACACGAACTGGATATACCTTTACGGGTTGGGTTGATGAAGACAACCATTCAGTTACATCAATATCTAAAACAGCAACTGGAAACAAAACACTAACTGCTACATGGAAAGCTCAAGAATACTCAATTAAGTATGAGCTTAATGGTGGTACAAACAATCCACAAAATCCAAGTAAGTATACCTTTGGTGTTGGTGTTCCTTCATTTAAGGATCCTACAAAAGTAGGTTACACCTTTACAGGTTGGGTTGATGATCACAATAATCCAATAACATCAATCTCAACAACCGATATGGGAAGTAAGAAACTCATTGCAACATGGACTGCAAATAAATATACGATTACCTATCAACTCGGTGGTGGTACAAACAGTCCAAGTAATCCTGCAACCTATACTTTTGGCGTAGGGGTTCCTTCATTTGCACCAGCAACACGTACTGGTTACAACTTTGTTCGCTGGGAAGATGCTCATGGAAATGTTGTGTCGTCAATCTCGGTAACTTCAACTGGTAATAAGATCCTTAAAGCGATATGGAAAGCTCAAGAATACTCAATTAAATATGAGCTTAATGGTGGTACCAACAATCCACAAAATCCAAGTAAATATACCTTTGGTGTTGGCGTTTCATCATTTAAGAATCCAACACGAACTGGATATACCTTTACAGGTTGGGTTGATTTGGATAACAATCCAGTAACATCAATCTCTACTACCGATATTGGAGCTAAGAAACTCATCGCAACATGGACTGCTAATAAATATACAATCACTTACCAACTAGATGGCGGTACAAACAGTCCATTGAATCCTACAACGTATACCTATGGTGTAGGTGTTGAATCTTTTGAACCTGCGACTAAAACTGGATACACATTCATGGGTTGGGTTGATTCACACCACAATCCAGTGACTGCCATTTCAGCAAATGCAACGGGCAATAAAGTATTGTGTGCTACTTGGGAAGTACAAGATTACACAATCTCTTATGTACTTGATGGTGGTACAAATGATCTTTCAAATCCTGCAACATATACCTTTGGCATCGGAGTTGCATCATTTAATCCAGCAACTAAACTTGGTTACACCTTTGCAGGTTGGGTTGATTTTGATAACAATCCAATAACAGCCATTTCATCATCCGACACAGGCAATAAGACACTTGTTGCCACATGGGTAGCAAATGAGTATGTCATTACTTATGACTTAGTTGGCGGCATCAATGATCTTACGAATCCTACATCATACATTTATGGAGTAGGGGTACCATCTTTTGCAAATCCAACTAAATTTGGTCACACTTTCTTAGGATGGGTTGATACAGAAAATAATCCTGTAACAGCAATCACGACTACAGATACTGGCGACAAGCATTTAATCGCCCAATGGACACCAAATGTTTATGGTATTACTTATATTCTAGATGCACAAGCTCCATTCAGAATGTTTATGGCCTTTGCGATCAGCGCAACAAATAGTCCAGACAATCCTGATAGTTATACATTTGGAATTGGTGTTCCATTATTCTATCCTGCAAGTAAACTTGGTCATATATTCCTTGATTGGGTTGATGAAGAGGGTAATGTTGTAACATCCATTGATCCTGAACATACCGGTGAAATCACCTTGTATGCAACATGGGAACCTGAAGTCTATGCAATTAACTACTTATTAGATGGTGGTACAAACAATGCAAGCAATCCTGCATCATATACATATGGTGTTGGTGTCGACGCATTTGAAGCTGCTTCTAAACCTGGTTATACATTCCTCGGTTGGACAAACGAATTCGGTGATGCATTCACCGCAATTACAGATACAGACATGGGTGAAATGACACTCGTTGCATCGTGGAAACAAAATGGTGCAAAAGTGACTGTCTACTATGAAGATGAATCTGGAAATCAACTCGATGATCCGATTATATTTGAAGGGGATATTGGTACAACATACATTGCTCAAGCACTCGTGCTTAATGGATATACACTAAAACAAGTAGTTGGTCTATCAGAAGGTCAAATTAGTGCTGTAGAACAAATCGTTCGCTTTGTTTATTCAGTAAATGTTCCACCAAGTGGACCAGTAAGACCTGAAGAACCAGTTGATCCTGTTGAACCAGTAGATCCTGTTGATCCTGTTGTTCCTGTTGAGCCAGTTGAACCTGTAGTTCCAGTAATACCAGTGGAACAAAAACCAAATCCAACAGTTAAAACCCCAACATCGAATAATCAAGGAACAAAAGAACTTGAGAATTCTGGTATCGCTTCGGATAATACATCTGCATTCATGGTAGTCATAGGTGGACTTCTCATGATGTTCAGTTCAATTCGAAGAAAACAAAAACGTTAG
- a CDS encoding YbaK/EbsC family protein has protein sequence MALSNVIEYFKDVNLDHRIVTHDIITDTVIHAAQVIGCQPAQIMKTMSFYVKEDVVLIAMAGDAKISNPKYRAQFHQKAKMIPSFEVLSCVGHNPGGVCPFAVKDNIKVYLDISLKRFHDVHAAAGDAQSTINLTIDELVKHSNMIDWIDVGKDWE, from the coding sequence ATGGCACTATCAAATGTAATTGAATACTTCAAAGACGTTAATTTAGATCATAGAATCGTAACGCATGACATTATAACAGATACAGTAATCCATGCAGCTCAAGTAATCGGTTGTCAACCAGCACAAATAATGAAAACAATGTCATTTTATGTCAAAGAAGATGTCGTTTTAATTGCGATGGCAGGGGATGCGAAAATCAGCAATCCAAAATACCGTGCGCAATTTCATCAAAAAGCAAAAATGATTCCCTCTTTTGAAGTGCTATCCTGTGTAGGTCATAATCCTGGGGGTGTTTGTCCTTTTGCTGTCAAGGATAATATAAAGGTCTACCTTGACATATCACTCAAACGATTTCATGATGTCCATGCAGCAGCAGGGGATGCACAATCTACGATAAACCTCACGATAGATGAGCTCGTCAAACATTCTAATATGATAGATTGGATTGATGTAGGCAAAGATTGGGAATAA
- a CDS encoding aminopeptidase produces MKAIDIKYANLLINTGINIQKGQTLLIHAEPVHYEFVTLLSETAYKRGAKRVIVKYASEHLQRLDYIYQDLDTLTQMNQWEIDEFDSYLSEDLVRLALRAPNPGLMNDVDSSKVLEHSKVRGKVMERYTQYSMSSQGQWLVCAYPTMSWAKAVFPTLNEHDAYDKLYASILYACRVSEDNDPQHEWELHNAQLLHQGDCLNTYNFKSLHFTNAKGTDITVGLVKGHIWGGGRKPSAKGIPFNANIPTEESFTTPDRMNVNGIVYNTLPLNNNGRLIDDFWLKFEDGKVTDFDAKVGKEALQALLKTDDNSNRLGEIALVSYDSPISKMNILFYNTLFDENASCHMALGRGYPLIENGSALSKEALEDCGINQSLIHVDFMFGSDDMKVVGKTFEGEDITIMEKGNITL; encoded by the coding sequence ATGAAAGCAATTGATATAAAATATGCAAATCTATTGATTAATACCGGAATTAATATTCAAAAAGGACAAACACTACTCATTCACGCAGAACCGGTGCACTATGAATTTGTGACACTTCTCAGTGAAACAGCTTATAAACGTGGCGCAAAGCGTGTTATTGTCAAGTATGCAAGTGAACACCTCCAACGTTTAGATTATATATATCAAGATCTAGACACATTGACACAGATGAATCAATGGGAGATTGATGAGTTTGATTCATATCTTAGTGAAGATCTTGTGAGACTTGCACTGAGAGCACCCAATCCAGGCCTTATGAACGATGTTGATAGCTCAAAAGTTCTTGAACATTCAAAAGTTCGCGGTAAAGTAATGGAACGCTATACCCAATACTCCATGAGCTCACAAGGACAATGGCTTGTTTGTGCGTATCCAACGATGTCATGGGCAAAAGCTGTTTTCCCAACACTCAATGAGCACGATGCTTACGATAAGCTTTATGCATCAATTTTATATGCTTGTCGTGTGAGTGAAGATAATGATCCACAGCATGAATGGGAACTCCATAATGCTCAGTTATTACATCAAGGAGATTGTCTCAACACTTATAACTTCAAATCCCTTCATTTCACAAATGCAAAAGGAACTGACATAACCGTTGGACTTGTTAAGGGACATATATGGGGTGGGGGACGAAAACCTTCAGCAAAAGGCATTCCTTTTAATGCAAATATCCCAACTGAGGAATCATTCACAACACCAGATCGCATGAACGTTAACGGTATTGTGTATAACACACTACCACTCAATAACAACGGCCGACTCATCGATGATTTCTGGCTCAAGTTTGAAGATGGTAAAGTCACCGACTTTGATGCAAAAGTAGGAAAAGAGGCATTACAAGCACTTTTAAAGACAGATGATAACAGTAATCGTCTTGGTGAAATCGCACTTGTTTCTTATGACTCTCCAATTTCCAAAATGAATATTTTATTCTACAACACACTCTTTGATGAAAATGCATCCTGCCACATGGCACTTGGTCGCGGATACCCATTGATAGAAAATGGGAGTGCTCTTTCTAAAGAAGCACTCGAAGATTGCGGTATTAACCAGTCACTAATCCATGTAGACTTCATGTTTGGTAGTGATGATATGAAAGTTGTAGGAAAGACCTTTGAAGGTGAAGATATCACCATCATGGAAAAGGGGAATATTACACTATAA
- a CDS encoding aminopeptidase yields the protein MIQDLLKKYARLAIRTGINVQKGQVLLINVKAEHYEFARMLTEEAYEAGAKRVIVKFSDDIIGKYHYEYQSIETLTEVPQWLVDEYDSYMSEDFCRLSVYAPSPGLLSDVDGNKIAAQAKAQGEALKRLREFTMANRGQWSLVSLPTQEWAQVVFPELSPEEGVSKLLESILYTVRIDEDTDPVDLWNKHNATLAHQNKVLNDYNFKSLHFTNGLGTDIVVGLVKDHIWAGGQETSEKGYVFNPNMPTEESFTMPDRDRVDGRVYSTKPLNYNGKLIDAFWLEFKDGKVVDFDAKKEKETLEHLLNTDEGSRHLGEIALISHDSPISNLNILFYNTLFDENASCHMALGASYPMNVKNGTTMTRDQLNDAHANDSINHEDFMFGSEDMKIVGITYNDEEVLIFENGSFII from the coding sequence ATGATTCAAGATTTATTAAAGAAATATGCACGACTGGCAATTCGTACAGGAATAAATGTTCAAAAAGGTCAAGTACTTTTAATTAACGTTAAGGCCGAACACTATGAATTTGCACGCATGCTTACTGAAGAAGCATATGAAGCTGGCGCAAAACGCGTTATTGTTAAGTTTTCTGATGATATCATTGGAAAATATCATTACGAATATCAATCCATTGAAACACTCACAGAAGTGCCACAATGGTTGGTGGACGAATATGACAGTTACATGAGTGAAGATTTCTGTCGTTTATCAGTGTATGCACCATCGCCAGGGCTTTTAAGCGATGTTGATGGTAATAAGATAGCAGCACAAGCCAAAGCGCAAGGTGAAGCTTTAAAACGCCTTAGAGAATTCACGATGGCAAACCGTGGTCAATGGTCACTTGTTTCATTACCTACGCAAGAATGGGCACAGGTTGTATTCCCAGAACTTTCGCCTGAAGAAGGTGTTTCGAAACTGCTCGAATCCATCCTTTATACAGTTCGTATTGATGAAGACACAGATCCCGTAGATCTTTGGAACAAACACAATGCAACACTTGCGCATCAAAACAAAGTACTCAATGACTATAACTTTAAATCATTACACTTCACAAATGGACTTGGAACCGATATTGTTGTTGGTTTAGTAAAAGATCATATCTGGGCTGGTGGTCAAGAAACTTCAGAAAAAGGATATGTCTTTAATCCAAATATGCCAACCGAAGAATCCTTTACCATGCCAGATCGTGATCGCGTAGATGGTCGCGTATATAGCACAAAGCCTTTAAATTACAACGGGAAACTCATTGATGCGTTCTGGCTTGAATTTAAAGATGGAAAAGTTGTGGATTTTGATGCTAAAAAAGAAAAAGAAACACTCGAACACTTATTAAATACTGATGAAGGAAGTCGTCATCTTGGAGAAATTGCCTTAATTTCGCATGACTCACCAATCTCAAATCTTAACATCCTATTCTATAACACACTTTTTGACGAAAATGCATCCTGCCATATGGCATTGGGAGCTTCTTATCCAATGAATGTGAAGAATGGAACTACAATGACTCGTGATCAATTAAACGATGCACATGCTAACGATTCAATTAACCACGAAGATTTTATGTTTGGTAGCGAAGATATGAAGATTGTCGGAATTACTTACAACGATGAAGAAGTCCTTATCTTTGAAAATGGAAGTTTTATTATCTAA
- a CDS encoding ROK family protein: MKKYLGVDLGGTNVRVAVVSETGEILEEIKRPSLADQGPEIVLDNIAVMIQTLNTSKECLGVGIGIPGPVDTERGCVTLATNIKGFAGFPVIDYLQKKLNMPVYLDNDANVAGLAEAVVGSGRGKKIVYYVTHSTGIGGALVVSGKVVSGHNGYAGEIANIVIDRNRPKVDHLNAGAVENWASGTALVRQARELIDPEITSAYPIFLKAQDGDAKAIKLVSTMCEDMAYMFSAIAHVVEPHVFVIGGGVSQSHEFYFDEMIEKFKGLVHPGMKDVEFRLASLDEPGVIGAAMLCSSNGDA, from the coding sequence ATGAAAAAGTACTTAGGCGTTGATTTAGGTGGAACAAATGTTCGTGTTGCAGTTGTCAGTGAAACTGGAGAGATTCTTGAGGAGATCAAGCGTCCTTCGCTTGCTGATCAAGGTCCAGAGATTGTTTTGGACAACATTGCTGTAATGATTCAAACTTTGAATACTTCTAAAGAATGTCTGGGTGTTGGCATAGGTATCCCAGGGCCTGTAGACACTGAAAGAGGTTGCGTAACACTTGCAACTAATATTAAAGGGTTTGCAGGTTTTCCTGTTATTGACTATCTTCAAAAGAAATTAAATATGCCAGTATACCTAGATAATGATGCTAACGTAGCCGGACTTGCTGAAGCAGTGGTTGGTTCAGGACGTGGCAAGAAAATCGTATATTATGTAACCCACTCAACTGGAATTGGTGGCGCACTTGTTGTTAGTGGTAAAGTAGTGTCTGGTCACAATGGTTATGCAGGAGAAATTGCGAACATCGTTATTGATCGCAACCGTCCTAAAGTTGACCATTTAAATGCAGGGGCAGTTGAAAACTGGGCTTCAGGAACAGCGCTTGTGCGTCAAGCACGTGAATTAATTGATCCTGAAATCACATCTGCATATCCAATCTTCCTAAAAGCACAAGATGGTGACGCAAAAGCAATTAAGCTTGTCAGCACAATGTGCGAAGATATGGCATATATGTTTTCTGCAATCGCACACGTTGTTGAACCACATGTATTTGTCATCGGAGGTGGCGTTTCACAGTCTCATGAATTCTACTTTGACGAAATGATTGAGAAGTTTAAAGGCCTAGTTCATCCTGGTATGAAAGATGTTGAGTTTAGACTCGCTTCGCTTGATGAACCAGGTGTAATTGGAGCAGCAATGCTTTGCAGTTCAAATGGAGACGCATAA